The following coding sequences lie in one candidate division WOR-3 bacterium genomic window:
- a CDS encoding inositol monophosphatase: MRDLQSVMTEAGGYLMENINDVREVFQKRKFDYVTEKDIWTENFLRKKLSEILPGSGFLGEEKGSDSLPNNGVRWIVDPLDGTTNYIHAVPFFSLSVALEKDGEVTDGAVYCPWLNEFFSASSGQGAYLNGDKISVSSISCVEGGLFATGFPFRVHEKLERYLASFKSVFLKASGIRRCGSAALDLCFVACGRFDGFWEDNLSAWDIAAGMLLVREAGGEVTDFSGNPCPHESGSVICSNKNIFPEFFKTAAETYTNFREGR; the protein is encoded by the coding sequence ATGCGGGATCTGCAGTCCGTCATGACGGAAGCGGGTGGTTATCTTATGGAAAACATAAATGACGTCCGGGAAGTTTTTCAGAAAAGGAAATTCGACTATGTCACTGAAAAGGATATCTGGACCGAAAATTTTCTCAGAAAAAAACTTTCTGAAATTCTGCCCGGGTCGGGATTTCTAGGAGAGGAAAAAGGATCGGACTCTTTGCCGAACAATGGTGTCCGATGGATAGTGGATCCTCTGGACGGAACCACAAACTACATTCATGCCGTCCCTTTTTTCTCCTTGTCAGTCGCTCTCGAAAAAGACGGCGAAGTCACTGACGGAGCCGTGTATTGTCCCTGGCTCAATGAATTTTTCTCGGCATCTTCGGGGCAGGGAGCGTATCTGAACGGGGACAAGATATCTGTTTCCTCGATATCATGCGTGGAAGGCGGTCTTTTCGCGACCGGATTCCCGTTCAGAGTCCATGAAAAACTTGAAAGATACCTGGCCAGCTTCAAATCTGTTTTTTTGAAAGCATCGGGCATCAGACGCTGCGGCAGTGCCGCCCTCGACCTGTGTTTCGTGGCGTGCGGAAGATTCGATGGTTTTTGGGAAGACAACCTGTCAGCCTGGGATATTGCCGCCGGAATGCTGTTAGTTCGGGAAGCCGGAGGCGAAGTGACCGATTTTTCGGGCAACCCGTGTCCTCACGAAAGCGGCAGCGTAATTTGCTCAAACAAGAATATTTTCCCGGAGTTTTTCAAAACCGCCGCGGAGACATACACAAATTTTCGAGAAGGGAGATGA
- the trxB gene encoding thioredoxin-disulfide reductase yields the protein MKEKHQLIIIGGGPAGYCAALYAARADIGTLVLEGSLPGGRISLTDIVENYSGVAGGISGFDLSQVMREQALSAGAELVMASAEKIDTNAENLFSLITDSGTDIKAQSVIIATGTTDRKLSVPGETDFTGRGVSYCATCDGPLFRGKKVSVVGGGDSAVKEALFLSKICAEVIIIHRRDQLRAEKVIQKKAFDKENISFEWDSVVTGIKGDKKVNSVQVKNVKTSREKEISTDGVFVLVGSVPNTSLFKDMRILDERGYVLTDDEMKTKISGLFAAGDVRKKILRQVATAVGDGAIAAFSVQEFLENQT from the coding sequence GTGAAAGAAAAACATCAATTAATCATCATCGGCGGAGGCCCCGCCGGATATTGCGCCGCTCTTTACGCGGCGAGGGCTGACATCGGAACTCTCGTCCTCGAAGGCTCTCTGCCGGGCGGCAGGATAAGCCTGACAGACATCGTTGAAAATTATTCGGGTGTCGCCGGGGGAATCTCGGGTTTCGATCTTTCGCAGGTCATGCGCGAGCAAGCCTTGTCAGCCGGAGCTGAACTCGTCATGGCGAGCGCGGAAAAAATAGACACGAATGCCGAAAATCTGTTTTCACTTATAACTGACAGCGGAACTGATATAAAAGCACAATCGGTTATTATTGCCACAGGAACGACGGACCGGAAGCTTTCAGTTCCCGGCGAAACAGATTTCACGGGAAGAGGAGTTTCTTACTGTGCCACGTGTGACGGTCCTCTCTTCAGAGGGAAAAAAGTGTCGGTCGTCGGAGGAGGGGATTCAGCGGTAAAAGAGGCTCTGTTTCTCTCCAAGATATGCGCGGAAGTTATTATTATACACAGACGCGATCAGCTGAGAGCGGAGAAAGTAATACAGAAAAAAGCTTTCGATAAAGAAAACATATCGTTTGAGTGGGATTCAGTAGTAACCGGGATTAAAGGCGACAAAAAAGTCAATTCAGTTCAGGTAAAAAACGTAAAAACTTCTCGGGAAAAAGAAATTTCAACGGACGGAGTTTTCGTATTGGTCGGTTCAGTTCCTAACACATCTCTTTTCAAGGACATGAGAATTCTTGACGAGAGAGGCTACGTCCTGACGGACGATGAGATGAAGACAAAAATCTCCGGTCTTTTCGCGGCAGGCGACGTCAGAAAAAAAATTCTTCGCCAGGTTGCGACTGCCGTCGGAGACGGTGCGATAGCCGCCTTTTCTGTCCAGGAATTTCTTGAAAATCAAACATAA
- a CDS encoding lamin tail domain-containing protein produces the protein MKRIILAAVMLFPSLIFSKININEVFYNIPETAGWSNQDQWVEIFNFSNDKVTMNSWKLKTPTGEVFTFSISMEPGQRVVFVADSSRFVAHWDSSLSSTTLIVQYGSSINICRNVGGLTLLDSGDSEISKVLWGGTGTSQGVSPGYSLGLYPETNFAPQPENYTVCYPTPGNNNREIPASVINPSTWGRIKAMFSTERK, from the coding sequence ATGAAAAGGATAATTCTCGCGGCAGTGATGCTATTTCCTTCACTCATATTCTCAAAGATAAATATAAACGAGGTCTTTTATAATATTCCCGAAACGGCAGGCTGGAGCAATCAGGACCAATGGGTCGAAATTTTCAATTTTTCGAACGACAAAGTCACGATGAATTCATGGAAACTGAAGACGCCTACGGGAGAAGTGTTCACATTCTCGATTTCAATGGAACCGGGTCAACGTGTTGTTTTCGTCGCCGACAGTTCGAGATTTGTCGCTCATTGGGATTCCTCTCTGTCTTCGACGACTTTGATTGTCCAGTACGGAAGTTCAATCAATATATGCAGAAACGTCGGAGGTCTGACGCTTCTTGATTCCGGAGACAGCGAAATTTCGAAAGTATTATGGGGAGGAACGGGAACATCACAAGGGGTCTCTCCAGGTTATTCTCTGGGGCTTTATCCTGAAACTAATTTCGCTCCGCAACCTGAGAACTATACGGTGTGCTATCCGACACCCGGAAACAACAACAGAGAAATTCCAGCTTCGGTGATTAATCCGTCAACCTGGGGCCGAATTAAAGCGATGTTTTCAACGGAACGCAAATAA
- a CDS encoding phosphoribosylaminoimidazolesuccinocarboxamide synthase — protein MSITVETNLVSVPLLTRGKVRDIYICEKDKLLIITTDRISAYDAVMKEGIPGKGVILNSLSLFWKNRFSEYIPNDVLESDVEKMDFLTPEEKDICRDRCSLVRKLDVFKFEFIVRGYLCGSAWQMYSEKGKIIDVVPPVGLKLASKIPLPIFTPTTKENSGHDRPVSWDELAESLGEYISLQIKDISVNLYKKALETATNKGIIIADTKFEFACDKTGDLFLVDEVLTPDSSRFWAAESVVPGTTPPSLDKQTLRDWLDKQGWDRNPPVPAIPETVIDKISFVYKDIHSRLLN, from the coding sequence ATGTCTATTACCGTTGAAACCAATCTCGTGTCCGTCCCGCTTTTAACGAGAGGAAAAGTGCGGGACATATACATTTGCGAAAAAGACAAACTTCTGATAATTACGACAGACCGGATAAGCGCCTATGATGCAGTGATGAAGGAAGGGATACCGGGGAAAGGCGTGATCCTGAATTCTTTGAGTCTTTTTTGGAAAAACAGGTTTTCTGAATACATTCCCAACGACGTATTGGAATCCGACGTTGAAAAAATGGACTTTTTAACACCGGAAGAAAAAGATATTTGCAGGGACAGATGCTCTCTTGTCAGAAAACTCGATGTTTTCAAATTTGAGTTTATTGTCAGAGGCTATCTTTGCGGTTCGGCCTGGCAGATGTACAGCGAAAAAGGGAAAATAATCGATGTCGTGCCTCCTGTAGGATTGAAACTCGCATCAAAAATCCCGCTGCCCATTTTTACTCCGACGACCAAAGAGAATTCCGGTCACGACAGACCGGTGTCCTGGGACGAACTGGCTGAATCTTTGGGTGAATATATTTCCCTGCAGATAAAAGACATATCCGTAAATCTTTACAAAAAGGCTCTCGAGACGGCAACAAACAAAGGCATAATCATTGCCGACACAAAATTTGAATTTGCATGCGACAAAACGGGCGATCTGTTTCTCGTAGACGAAGTTCTCACACCTGATTCCTCGCGATTCTGGGCTGCCGAATCTGTCGTTCCGGGAACCACTCCTCCTTCACTCGACAAACAGACACTGAGAGACTGGCTGGACAAGCAGGGCTGGGACAGAAATCCACCCGTTCCTGCCATACCTGAAACAGTAATAGACAAAATCTCTTTCGTTTACAAAGACATACATTCAAGGCTCCTGAATTGA
- a CDS encoding class I SAM-dependent methyltransferase, which yields MAVNILGPGPVKFFTEAYYLTVRTTDSAFFFDLLYSAMNDPFKTEKSDYEKEKISKVIDIIGKSGFENALDVGCGTGSFTSSLLRVAKKVTGIDISVKAVREAGKKFENEKRLEFKRADVCSFSTDAKFDLFFCSEVLYYLSPEELNKTCLKIKELSLKNSCIVFVGRADDDYVNIRLRDFFKPVIKETIQASFPLYFLPRVRISRPYGVFVYHNKITENEKS from the coding sequence ATGGCTGTAAACATTCTTGGTCCGGGCCCCGTAAAATTCTTCACCGAGGCTTATTATCTGACGGTAAGAACAACCGATTCGGCTTTTTTTTTCGACTTGCTTTATTCGGCAATGAACGACCCTTTTAAAACTGAAAAATCGGATTACGAAAAAGAGAAGATTTCCAAAGTAATCGATATAATCGGAAAGTCAGGATTCGAAAACGCACTCGACGTCGGATGCGGCACAGGCTCATTCACATCTTCTCTGCTGAGAGTCGCGAAAAAAGTCACAGGCATTGACATTTCGGTTAAAGCGGTACGGGAAGCAGGGAAAAAGTTCGAAAATGAAAAACGGCTCGAATTCAAAAGAGCCGACGTTTGTTCATTTTCAACTGACGCAAAATTCGACCTTTTTTTCTGCTCCGAAGTCTTGTATTACCTTTCCCCCGAAGAATTGAATAAAACGTGCTTAAAGATCAAAGAGCTCTCATTGAAAAACTCTTGCATTGTGTTCGTGGGAAGAGCAGACGATGATTACGTCAACATTCGGCTCCGTGATTTTTTCAAACCGGTAATAAAAGAGACGATTCAGGCTTCCTTCCCTCTCTACTTTCTTCCCCGGGTGAGAATTTCAAGACCATACGGAGTTTTTGTATACCACAATAAAATAACGGAGAATGAAAAATCATGA
- a CDS encoding DNA repair protein RecO C-terminal domain-containing protein, whose translation MVNERYSQTEAILLRVLKSGERSNSLCFLTEKEGLIWTQMKPQSGHISSAGFANIPSRFRINIYRTTRNRLYVRETVETNPYRRVHEDFAKLKACWHVLSPLIKLVQPGPSDEFLFRLADRAFNAICGSDSEISALLFIPPYYVTLIKHFGYGFPLEICKKCGSRNVSRISPSSGGLICPSCSSKITDSKTIDPFLLKKTMTAANRKSLADKSEKKTIVALIKNLELYLFKQFSQNSPDIDL comes from the coding sequence ATGGTAAACGAAAGATACAGCCAGACCGAGGCAATTTTACTGCGTGTTTTAAAATCGGGCGAAAGATCAAATTCCCTTTGCTTTTTGACCGAAAAAGAAGGTCTAATCTGGACTCAGATGAAACCTCAATCCGGTCATATTTCATCTGCAGGATTTGCCAACATTCCGTCCAGATTCAGAATAAACATTTACAGGACAACGAGAAACCGACTTTATGTCAGAGAAACGGTGGAAACAAATCCGTACAGACGGGTTCATGAAGATTTTGCAAAACTAAAAGCGTGTTGGCACGTTTTGTCTCCGCTTATAAAACTTGTTCAGCCCGGCCCTTCCGATGAATTCCTGTTCAGGTTAGCAGACAGGGCATTCAACGCTATATGCGGATCAGATTCGGAAATATCCGCCCTTCTTTTTATTCCGCCTTATTACGTCACTCTGATAAAGCATTTTGGCTACGGATTTCCATTGGAAATCTGCAAAAAATGCGGCTCCCGAAATGTCTCGCGCATTTCCCCTTCTTCAGGAGGGCTTATTTGTCCGTCGTGTTCATCTAAAATTACCGACTCCAAAACCATAGATCCTTTTTTACTTAAAAAAACCATGACAGCTGCAAACAGGAAATCTTTGGCAGACAAGTCCGAAAAGAAAACAATTGTTGCCCTGATCAAAAACCTTGAGTTATACTTGTTTAAACAATTTTCACAAAACTCACCAGACATTGATTTATGA
- the glgP gene encoding alpha-glucan family phosphorylase, which produces MKPVRTFKVIPSLPEELADLRTIAFNLWWGWNEEAVKLFHRISPELWEQANHNPVALLSMVPQENWYALIKDESFIAHMNRVKEDLDEYLGGARWFEREHSDIQNAVIAYFSMEFGLNDCLPLYSGGLGVLSGDHLKSSSELGIPLVAVGLLYGQGYLTQYLSNDGWQHEKYAENDFSNMPVRVLNVNDGSTLKISVKMAEKEVWAEIWETSVGRIKLYLLNTNIPENDSLGRYITERLYGGDNDLRIKQEILLGIGGLKALRKIGLNPTVVHMNEGHSAFIILERIRQLMKENGLTYTQAKLLSASSCVFTTHTPVPAGNEVFHPDMIEHYIGYIREEIGVTKEELYSLGKQNPKNASEHFGMTVFAINNSHYCNAVSKLHASVSRSMWSGIWQGLDADEVPITHITNGINPNSWTSGEMQQLFLRYIGPKMLEEPENLKIWERVLDIPDNELWRTHERRRERLVAFIRRRLKKQLAEQGASAKEIEEADEVLHPDTLTIGFSRRFATYKRASLILSNLERITKILTNKDKPVQLIFAGKAHPRDDAGKDIIKHIFQVSRMPHLRNHIVFIQNYDMNVARYMVQGCDIWLNTPRRPLEASGTSGMKVCFNGGLNLSVLDGWWNEAFNGKNGWSIGMGEVYQDYKAEDEVESSSLYDTLENDVVPKFYNIARDGLPREWIKMIKESMRTLCPVFNTNRMICEYTEKFYIPSHNSWRTLTENDFKGVKDFSSRFDLISREWNNVKIIDVSADTAAPVQMGTQIEVVSTVYMDGLNPDDVSVEICHGKLSYNGEIENPSCIAMSSVQNTGKGQYVFRGRIPCLESGKNGFSVRILPRNNYLTRKLVPGFVKWFENGGQ; this is translated from the coding sequence ATGAAACCCGTCCGAACATTTAAAGTAATTCCTTCTTTGCCGGAAGAACTCGCAGATCTCAGAACTATAGCGTTCAACCTCTGGTGGGGATGGAATGAAGAAGCCGTAAAGTTATTTCACAGGATTTCACCAGAACTTTGGGAGCAAGCAAATCACAACCCGGTCGCTCTTCTTTCTATGGTACCTCAGGAAAACTGGTACGCACTCATCAAAGATGAAAGTTTCATCGCCCACATGAACAGGGTCAAGGAGGATCTCGACGAATATCTCGGAGGGGCGAGGTGGTTCGAAAGAGAACACTCTGACATACAAAACGCCGTCATAGCCTATTTCTCGATGGAGTTCGGCCTCAACGACTGCCTGCCTCTATACTCGGGAGGGCTCGGCGTACTTTCAGGAGACCATCTGAAATCATCCAGTGAACTCGGAATTCCTCTTGTAGCCGTGGGGCTTCTATACGGCCAGGGTTACCTGACGCAATATTTGTCGAACGACGGCTGGCAGCACGAAAAATACGCTGAAAACGATTTCAGCAATATGCCTGTAAGAGTCCTCAACGTAAACGACGGCTCCACTTTGAAAATTTCAGTAAAGATGGCGGAAAAGGAAGTCTGGGCAGAAATCTGGGAGACTTCGGTCGGAAGAATCAAACTCTACCTTCTTAACACCAACATACCGGAAAATGATTCACTCGGCAGATACATTACAGAAAGACTTTACGGCGGCGACAATGACCTGCGTATAAAGCAGGAGATTCTTCTGGGCATAGGAGGACTCAAAGCTCTCAGAAAAATAGGCTTGAATCCCACCGTCGTCCATATGAACGAAGGGCACAGCGCTTTTATAATTTTAGAAAGAATACGACAGTTGATGAAGGAAAACGGGCTCACCTATACCCAGGCGAAGCTTCTTTCAGCCTCTTCCTGCGTTTTCACCACTCACACACCTGTACCTGCCGGCAACGAGGTTTTTCACCCTGACATGATCGAGCATTACATAGGATATATTCGCGAAGAGATAGGAGTGACGAAAGAGGAGCTTTACTCTCTCGGCAAGCAAAATCCCAAAAACGCTTCAGAACATTTCGGCATGACTGTTTTCGCCATCAACAACTCACATTACTGCAACGCCGTAAGCAAACTTCACGCCTCGGTTTCCCGTTCCATGTGGTCGGGCATCTGGCAGGGACTGGACGCCGATGAAGTTCCCATAACTCACATAACGAACGGAATAAATCCCAACAGCTGGACCTCCGGCGAAATGCAACAGTTGTTTCTCAGGTACATAGGACCAAAAATGCTCGAAGAACCCGAAAACCTGAAAATCTGGGAAAGAGTTCTCGACATCCCGGACAACGAACTCTGGAGAACACATGAGAGAAGAAGAGAAAGGCTTGTCGCTTTCATAAGAAGAAGGCTCAAAAAACAACTCGCCGAACAGGGAGCCTCAGCAAAGGAAATCGAAGAAGCCGACGAAGTTCTGCACCCGGACACCCTGACAATAGGCTTTTCAAGGCGTTTTGCAACATACAAGAGAGCGTCGCTAATATTAAGCAATCTCGAGAGGATAACGAAAATACTGACCAACAAAGACAAGCCGGTTCAGCTCATTTTCGCCGGAAAAGCGCACCCGAGAGATGACGCGGGAAAAGACATCATCAAACACATATTCCAGGTCTCGAGAATGCCTCATCTGAGGAATCATATCGTCTTCATCCAGAATTACGACATGAACGTAGCAAGATACATGGTTCAAGGATGCGACATCTGGCTCAACACGCCCAGAAGACCGCTCGAAGCGAGCGGCACCAGCGGAATGAAAGTCTGTTTCAACGGAGGGCTGAATCTGAGCGTTCTCGACGGCTGGTGGAACGAAGCATTCAACGGCAAAAACGGCTGGTCCATTGGAATGGGGGAAGTCTATCAGGATTACAAAGCCGAAGATGAAGTGGAATCCTCTTCACTTTATGACACTCTGGAGAACGACGTCGTCCCAAAATTCTACAACATAGCCAGAGACGGACTCCCGAGAGAATGGATTAAAATGATAAAAGAATCCATGAGAACTCTTTGCCCGGTTTTCAACACTAACAGAATGATATGCGAATACACAGAGAAATTTTACATCCCATCGCATAACTCATGGAGGACACTCACCGAGAACGACTTCAAGGGAGTCAAAGACTTCTCCTCCAGGTTTGATCTGATTTCCAGGGAATGGAACAACGTCAAAATTATTGACGTCTCTGCCGACACTGCCGCTCCGGTTCAGATGGGAACGCAGATAGAAGTAGTTTCCACGGTCTACATGGACGGTCTCAATCCCGACGATGTATCCGTCGAAATCTGCCACGGCAAATTAAGTTACAACGGCGAAATAGAGAATCCTTCCTGTATAGCCATGTCGTCCGTCCAGAATACAGGCAAAGGCCAATACGTATTCAGAGGGCGAATTCCGTGTCTGGAAAGCGGTAAAAACGGATTTTCAGTAAGGATATTGCCGAGGAACAATTACCTGACAAGGAAATTAGTGCCCGGTTTCGTCAAATGGTTCGAAAACGGCGGTCAATAA